Proteins found in one Paraburkholderia caballeronis genomic segment:
- a CDS encoding carbon-nitrogen hydrolase family protein, with the protein MSDSHSQSTPFRVAALQMVSTPERERNLAEAGRLIAEAARDGAKLVLLPEYFCFMGYKDTDKLAIREPYGDGPIQRFLSDAAREHGIWVIGGTLPLVAPEATRVLNTTLVFDPRGEEVARYDKIHLFNFEKGEESFDEARTIRPGGDVRTFEAPFGRVGLSVCYDLRFPELYRKMGDCALMVVPSAFTYTTGRAHWELLLRARAIENQCYVLAAAQGGKHENGRRTWGHTMLIDPWGEIVAVRDEGPGVVAGDIDTARLAEVRTSLPSWRHRVLGC; encoded by the coding sequence ATGAGCGATTCGCACAGCCAATCCACGCCGTTCCGTGTCGCCGCGTTGCAGATGGTCAGCACGCCGGAGCGCGAACGCAATCTCGCCGAAGCCGGGCGCCTGATCGCGGAAGCCGCGCGAGACGGCGCGAAGCTGGTGCTGCTGCCCGAATACTTCTGCTTCATGGGCTACAAGGACACCGACAAGCTCGCGATCCGCGAACCGTACGGCGACGGCCCGATCCAGCGTTTTCTGTCGGACGCCGCGCGCGAACACGGCATCTGGGTGATCGGCGGCACGCTGCCGCTCGTCGCGCCGGAAGCCACGCGCGTGCTGAACACGACGCTCGTGTTCGATCCGCGCGGCGAGGAAGTCGCGCGCTACGACAAGATCCACCTGTTCAATTTCGAGAAAGGCGAAGAGTCGTTCGACGAGGCGCGCACGATCCGCCCCGGCGGCGACGTCCGCACGTTCGAAGCGCCGTTCGGCCGGGTCGGACTGTCGGTCTGCTACGATCTGCGCTTTCCCGAGCTGTACCGGAAGATGGGCGACTGCGCGCTGATGGTCGTGCCGTCCGCGTTCACGTACACGACCGGGCGCGCGCACTGGGAACTGCTGTTGCGCGCCCGCGCGATCGAGAACCAGTGCTACGTGCTCGCCGCCGCGCAAGGCGGCAAACACGAGAACGGCCGCCGCACATGGGGACACACCATGCTGATCGACCCGTGGGGCGAAATCGTGGCGGTCCGCGACGAAGGCCCCGGCGTGGTCGCCGGCGACATCGATACCGCGCGGCTCGCCGAAGTGCGCACCAGCCTGCCGTCGTGGCGGCATCGCGTGCTCGGCTGCTGA
- the aroG gene encoding 3-deoxy-7-phosphoheptulonate synthase AroG, whose product MPPHNTDDVRIRELKELTPPAHLIREFPCSEAASNLIYESRRALHRILHGMDDRLIVVIGPCSIHDTKAAVEYARQLVEQRKRFAGDLEIVMRVYFEKPRTTVGWKGLINDPYLDNSFKINDGLRTARELLVQINELGLPAGTEYLDMISPQYIADLISWGAIGARTTESQVHRELASGLSCPVGFKNGTDGNVKIAVDAIKAASQPHHFLSVTKGGHSAIVSTAGNEDCHVILRGGKAPNYDADSVNVACADIGKAGLAARLMIDASHANSQKKHENQIPVCADIGRQLAAGDERIVGVMIESHLVAGRQDLKEGCALTYGQSITDACIGWDESIPVLEGLAEAVRQRRVARGSGN is encoded by the coding sequence ATGCCCCCGCACAACACCGACGATGTCCGCATCCGGGAATTGAAAGAACTCACGCCGCCCGCCCACCTGATCCGCGAATTCCCGTGCTCGGAAGCCGCGTCGAACCTGATCTACGAATCGCGCCGCGCACTGCACCGCATCCTGCACGGGATGGACGACCGCCTGATCGTCGTGATCGGCCCGTGCTCGATCCACGACACCAAGGCCGCGGTCGAATACGCGCGCCAGCTCGTCGAGCAGCGCAAGCGTTTCGCCGGCGACCTGGAGATCGTGATGCGCGTGTACTTCGAAAAACCGCGCACCACCGTCGGCTGGAAGGGGCTCATCAACGACCCGTATCTCGACAACAGCTTCAAGATCAACGACGGCCTGCGCACCGCGCGCGAACTGCTCGTGCAGATCAACGAACTCGGCCTGCCGGCCGGCACCGAGTACCTCGACATGATCAGCCCGCAGTACATCGCGGACCTGATCTCGTGGGGGGCGATCGGCGCGCGCACGACCGAGTCCCAGGTGCACCGCGAACTCGCGTCCGGGCTGTCGTGCCCGGTCGGCTTCAAGAACGGCACCGACGGCAACGTGAAAATCGCCGTCGATGCGATCAAAGCCGCGTCGCAGCCGCACCATTTCCTGTCGGTCACGAAGGGCGGCCACTCGGCGATCGTGTCGACCGCCGGCAACGAGGACTGCCACGTGATCCTGCGCGGCGGCAAGGCGCCGAACTACGACGCGGACAGCGTGAACGTCGCGTGCGCGGACATCGGCAAGGCCGGTCTCGCCGCGCGCCTGATGATCGACGCGAGCCACGCGAACAGCCAGAAGAAACACGAGAACCAGATTCCGGTCTGCGCGGACATCGGCCGTCAGCTCGCGGCCGGCGACGAGCGGATCGTCGGCGTGATGATCGAATCGCATCTCGTCGCGGGCCGCCAGGACCTGAAGGAAGGTTGCGCGCTCACCTACGGGCAGAGCATCACCGATGCGTGCATCGGCTGGGACGAGAGCATCCCCGTGCTCGAAGGGCTGGCCGAAGCGGTCCGGCAGCGGCGCGTCGCGCGCGGCAGCGGGAACTGA
- a CDS encoding glycosyltransferase family 2 protein, translated as MTTLATDDIPLAATDDAKPRLRVSVVIATKGRPAATAWAVRLLARQTVRPDQLILSGSCDADIGPYDANGLRVDVLIGTAGSSVQRNRALDALAPDTDVVIFFDDDFAPERHWIEQCADVFAADPSLAGLSGRTLRDGATGQPVAWEEALTLVDGAEAAALQRPPLDPCTSLYGCNMACRVQSIGDLRFDERLVLYGWLEDKDFSRRLSRRGRLVRCNYLLGVHLGMQGGRVSGRKFGYSQVVNAMYLCRKGVLSRKEAASNIVRALGMNCVKSVRPEAHLDRRGRLIGNVIGIAEMCLGSVKPERAARL; from the coding sequence ATGACGACCCTCGCGACCGACGACATTCCGCTTGCAGCGACGGACGATGCGAAACCGCGTCTGCGCGTTTCGGTCGTGATCGCGACGAAGGGGCGGCCGGCCGCGACCGCGTGGGCGGTGCGACTGCTCGCGCGGCAGACGGTGCGTCCCGATCAACTGATCCTGTCCGGCAGTTGCGACGCGGACATCGGCCCCTACGACGCCAACGGTCTGCGTGTCGACGTGCTGATCGGCACCGCGGGTTCGAGCGTGCAGCGCAATCGCGCGCTCGATGCGCTCGCGCCGGACACCGACGTCGTGATCTTCTTCGACGACGACTTCGCGCCCGAGCGCCACTGGATCGAGCAGTGCGCCGACGTGTTCGCCGCCGACCCGTCGCTTGCCGGATTGTCCGGCCGCACGCTGCGCGACGGCGCGACCGGACAGCCGGTTGCGTGGGAGGAGGCGCTCACGCTGGTCGATGGCGCCGAAGCGGCCGCGCTGCAACGTCCGCCGCTCGATCCGTGCACGTCGCTGTATGGCTGCAACATGGCGTGCCGCGTGCAGTCGATCGGCGACCTGCGTTTCGACGAACGGCTCGTGCTATACGGCTGGCTGGAGGACAAGGACTTCTCGCGGCGGCTGTCGCGGCGCGGGCGGCTCGTGCGCTGCAATTATCTGCTCGGCGTGCATCTCGGGATGCAGGGCGGCCGTGTGTCGGGGCGCAAGTTCGGCTACTCGCAGGTCGTGAACGCGATGTACCTGTGCCGCAAGGGCGTGCTGTCGCGCAAGGAGGCGGCGAGCAACATCGTGCGCGCGCTCGGGATGAACTGCGTGAAGTCGGTGCGGCCCGAAGCGCACCTCGACCGGCGCGGGCGGCTGATCGGCAACGTCATCGGCATTGCCGAGATGTGTCTGGGTTCGGTGAAACCGGAACGCGCCGCGCGCCTGTAG
- a CDS encoding YhdP family phospholipid transporter — protein sequence MSERNDPAGPHQNGQASNRASSGARARDPRHPHDHVVLRHALRVTLAIALVIWFIVAALLLGLRYVVLPRVDAFRPRIEAIVSEKIHAEFRIGKLAPHWSGFQPGIDVTDLTIRDRHGAIALNIPHATATVAWRSLLQLSPLLSSMIVERPDVLIQRDEDGTLAVAGVQVPSTRSGNATFSTWLLRQQAIVLRGGTLRWLDSTRDAPELTLHDIRLAILNDGYDHRFALQAPSEGTVLHGPLDFRARFRHARFSQAGKPLDWTGDAYLSTGPVDLPTLARYANLPITTYAGRIDNAIWAHFSEGRITSANGVLDGAGVALRVKPTQPKLDVPVAHFDWRVDAIPGDFTLKLTDFHAELGQPPLADGTPLTRSLALATLDARFRQQSVQHGQLFTVRGDRIDLGILAEFMRTLPLPARVLNTLVRFNPRGLLANYELGMERARPEANQAAAEQRSTSIEPFVHYRFKGDLQGISVAAQEPPPGLTPRNHPRAGLPGVENLWGSIDADERHGTIRLDTANAAVTLPGVFDDPRLLFARLYGSADWTVAPTREPGDTHKAFSVNVTELGVQNPEVRARMAARYSNPGHGRGSLDMKADFEEARVDSIVRYLPTSLSEKVRTYLGHGLQAGVSRGATIEVHGDLTKFPYARDPDAGQFRIVAPFTGGRFDPSPYPPRTMRNGTPNVWPAFDGIDGVFRLTENRLRFDIAQGHYRGFVLRDVTGRIDDTGTRESNLVIAGNGRGPLADLIDYANNSALGGMSRHVGAKVRAQGPATLALKLTIPRIPKPKIRAEGAIGFQNNRLAVENAPPLTNVTGRVRFTNRSATTDRLTARFLGGDVRASGGLREDGRYTFDVDGDVSADAARGLGLRGPTAAMLERVRGHAPYAFSLRGARGGGLPELTATSDLTDLALDLPAPFGKTAGAPMPLRFALRPAGEAGPGVQHAELALGPLAANYLLRPEPNGQPPQVVRGAIGVNRPADLPAEGVTAAVDLPEFDADAWRRVVQQLRAAAAPNAGAAGSARAADAAGNARRPTSATAVAGKAAIRAAAAETATAAAVAGNPAARTTRAANDSAPIAADTAAASAATPPADAIATANAIRSNTRIAQPADAAEQSAAAAANPAVPQSAFAPYLPSRFAVHVGTLTLLKRHWENLVVGASRSGNQWQANLASNQVSGHLSWKPGPVPGTPGTLEARLARLVVPAATENDLLGQAISTPAQNMPTVDLVVNQLFVRGHDLGRLQVNAHNLEENGVPVWKLDMFELSNPAARLTATANWRTVDETGPGQDEPTPRRTAVDFRLDVKDAGALLDRAGMPHTLKGGDGMLSGDVEWRGGPAAIDYPTLNGSVAVDLRHGQILRVNPGLARLLGVLSLQSVARFATMDFRDVLGEGLPFSRVTGTGRIQDGVAHTDDFRMVTAPARAEMSGDVDLAKRTQTLHVRVAPTISAGAGVLAAAVVNPLFGLGALVADFALSHSIESAFAFQYAITGPWSKPEVERVRGDQGKMDAQVPAPVR from the coding sequence ATGTCCGAGCGAAACGACCCCGCCGGCCCGCATCAAAATGGACAGGCCAGCAACCGTGCAAGCTCGGGTGCGCGCGCACGCGACCCACGTCACCCACACGACCATGTCGTACTGAGGCACGCGCTGCGCGTCACGCTTGCGATCGCGCTCGTCATCTGGTTCATCGTCGCCGCGCTGCTGCTCGGCCTGCGTTACGTCGTGCTGCCGCGCGTGGATGCGTTCCGCCCGCGCATCGAAGCGATCGTGTCGGAGAAGATCCACGCGGAATTCCGCATCGGCAAGCTCGCGCCGCACTGGTCCGGGTTCCAGCCGGGCATCGACGTGACCGACCTGACGATCCGCGACCGCCACGGCGCGATCGCGCTGAACATCCCGCACGCGACCGCGACCGTCGCGTGGCGCTCGCTGCTCCAGTTGTCGCCATTGCTGTCGAGCATGATCGTCGAGCGGCCCGACGTGCTGATCCAGCGCGACGAGGACGGCACGCTCGCGGTCGCCGGCGTGCAGGTGCCGAGCACGCGCAGCGGCAACGCGACGTTCTCGACGTGGCTGCTGCGCCAGCAGGCGATCGTGCTGCGCGGCGGCACGCTGCGCTGGCTCGACTCGACGCGCGACGCGCCCGAACTGACGCTGCACGACATCCGCCTCGCGATCCTCAACGACGGTTACGACCACCGCTTCGCGCTGCAGGCGCCGAGCGAGGGCACGGTGCTGCACGGCCCGCTCGACTTTCGCGCGCGCTTTCGGCACGCGCGTTTCTCGCAAGCCGGCAAGCCGCTCGACTGGACCGGCGACGCGTACCTGTCCACCGGCCCGGTCGATCTGCCGACCCTCGCGCGCTACGCGAACCTGCCGATCACGACCTACGCCGGGCGCATCGACAACGCGATCTGGGCGCACTTCTCGGAAGGCCGGATCACGTCGGCGAACGGCGTGCTCGACGGCGCGGGCGTCGCGCTGCGCGTGAAGCCGACGCAGCCGAAGCTCGACGTGCCGGTCGCGCATTTCGACTGGCGCGTCGATGCGATCCCCGGCGACTTCACGCTGAAGCTCACCGACTTCCACGCGGAACTGGGCCAGCCGCCGCTCGCGGACGGCACGCCGCTCACCCGCTCGCTCGCGCTGGCGACGCTCGACGCGCGGTTCCGGCAGCAGTCGGTGCAGCACGGCCAGCTGTTCACGGTTCGCGGCGACCGCATCGACCTCGGGATCCTCGCGGAATTCATGCGGACGCTGCCGCTGCCGGCGCGCGTGCTGAACACGCTCGTGCGCTTCAACCCGCGCGGACTGCTCGCGAACTACGAACTCGGGATGGAGCGCGCGCGGCCCGAGGCGAACCAGGCCGCCGCCGAGCAGCGCAGCACCAGCATCGAGCCGTTCGTCCACTATCGCTTCAAGGGCGACCTGCAAGGCATCAGCGTCGCCGCGCAGGAGCCGCCGCCGGGCCTCACGCCGCGCAATCACCCGCGCGCGGGCCTGCCCGGCGTCGAGAACCTGTGGGGCAGCATCGACGCGGACGAACGCCACGGCACGATCCGGCTCGACACCGCGAACGCGGCGGTCACGCTGCCGGGCGTGTTCGACGATCCGCGCCTGTTGTTCGCGCGGCTGTACGGCTCGGCCGACTGGACCGTCGCGCCGACGCGCGAGCCGGGCGACACGCACAAGGCGTTCAGCGTGAACGTGACCGAACTCGGCGTGCAGAACCCGGAAGTGCGCGCGCGGATGGCCGCGCGTTACTCGAACCCCGGCCACGGCCGCGGCTCGCTCGACATGAAGGCCGATTTCGAGGAAGCGCGCGTCGATTCGATCGTGCGCTACCTGCCGACGAGCCTCAGCGAGAAGGTCCGCACCTATCTCGGCCACGGGTTGCAGGCTGGCGTGTCGCGGGGCGCGACGATCGAGGTCCACGGCGACCTGACGAAATTCCCGTACGCGCGCGACCCGGACGCCGGGCAGTTCCGGATCGTCGCGCCCTTCACCGGCGGCCGCTTCGACCCGTCGCCGTACCCGCCGAGGACGATGAGGAACGGCACGCCGAACGTGTGGCCGGCGTTCGACGGCATCGACGGCGTGTTCCGGCTGACGGAGAACAGGCTGCGCTTCGACATCGCGCAGGGCCACTATCGCGGTTTCGTGCTGCGCGACGTGACCGGCCGGATCGACGACACCGGCACGCGCGAATCGAACCTCGTGATCGCCGGCAACGGGCGCGGGCCGCTCGCGGACCTGATCGACTACGCGAACAACAGCGCGCTCGGCGGAATGTCGAGGCACGTCGGCGCAAAGGTGCGCGCGCAAGGGCCGGCGACGCTCGCGCTGAAGCTGACGATCCCGCGCATCCCGAAGCCGAAGATCCGCGCGGAAGGCGCGATCGGCTTCCAGAACAACCGGCTCGCGGTCGAGAACGCGCCGCCGCTCACGAACGTGACCGGCCGGGTCCGCTTCACGAACCGCAGCGCGACGACCGACCGGCTCACCGCGCGGTTCCTCGGCGGCGACGTGCGCGCGAGCGGCGGGTTGCGCGAGGACGGCCGCTACACATTCGACGTGGACGGCGACGTGTCGGCCGACGCCGCGCGCGGGCTCGGCCTGCGCGGGCCGACGGCGGCGATGCTGGAGCGGGTCCGCGGCCACGCGCCCTATGCGTTCAGCTTGCGCGGCGCGCGCGGCGGCGGGCTGCCGGAACTGACCGCGACGTCGGACCTGACCGATCTCGCGCTCGACCTGCCCGCGCCGTTCGGCAAGACGGCCGGCGCGCCGATGCCGCTGCGCTTCGCGCTGCGCCCGGCGGGTGAAGCCGGGCCGGGCGTGCAGCACGCGGAGCTGGCGCTCGGTCCGCTCGCGGCGAACTACCTGCTGCGGCCGGAGCCGAACGGGCAGCCGCCGCAGGTCGTGCGCGGCGCGATCGGCGTGAACCGGCCGGCCGACCTGCCGGCAGAAGGCGTGACGGCGGCCGTCGATCTGCCCGAGTTCGACGCGGACGCGTGGCGGCGGGTCGTACAGCAGTTGCGGGCGGCGGCGGCACCGAATGCCGGCGCGGCCGGTTCGGCGCGCGCGGCCGACGCCGCCGGCAACGCGAGGCGGCCGACGTCGGCGACGGCCGTTGCGGGAAAAGCCGCGATCAGAGCGGCCGCTGCGGAAACGGCAACAGCAGCGGCCGTTGCGGGAAACCCTGCGGCCAGAACGACCCGGGCGGCAAACGACAGCGCGCCGATCGCGGCCGACACGGCAGCGGCAAGCGCCGCGACGCCGCCGGCCGACGCAATTGCAACCGCGAACGCGATCCGCTCGAACACGCGCATCGCCCAGCCGGCCGACGCGGCGGAACAGTCCGCGGCCGCCGCCGCGAATCCCGCCGTCCCGCAGTCCGCGTTCGCGCCGTACCTGCCGTCGCGCTTCGCGGTCCACGTCGGCACGCTGACGCTGCTGAAGCGTCACTGGGAAAACCTCGTCGTCGGCGCGTCGCGCAGCGGCAACCAGTGGCAGGCGAACCTCGCGTCGAACCAGGTGTCCGGCCACCTGTCGTGGAAACCCGGCCCGGTGCCGGGCACGCCCGGCACGCTGGAGGCGCGGCTCGCGCGGCTCGTCGTCCCGGCCGCGACCGAAAACGACCTGCTCGGCCAGGCGATCTCGACGCCCGCGCAGAACATGCCGACCGTCGATCTCGTCGTGAACCAGCTGTTCGTCCGCGGCCACGACCTCGGCCGGCTCCAGGTGAACGCGCACAACCTCGAAGAGAACGGCGTGCCGGTCTGGAAGCTCGACATGTTCGAACTCAGCAATCCGGCCGCGCGCCTCACCGCGACCGCGAACTGGCGCACCGTCGACGAAACCGGCCCCGGCCAGGACGAGCCGACGCCGCGCCGCACGGCGGTCGATTTCCGGCTCGACGTGAAGGACGCCGGCGCGCTGCTCGACCGGGCCGGCATGCCGCATACGCTGAAGGGCGGCGACGGCATGCTGTCCGGCGACGTCGAATGGCGCGGCGGCCCGGCCGCGATCGACTATCCGACGCTGAACGGCAGCGTGGCCGTCGATCTGCGGCACGGCCAGATCCTGCGCGTGAATCCGGGCCTCGCGCGGCTGCTCGGCGTGCTGAGCCTGCAAAGCGTCGCGCGCTTCGCGACGATGGACTTCCGCGACGTGCTCGGCGAAGGGCTGCCGTTCTCGCGCGTGACCGGCACCGGCCGGATCCAGGACGGCGTCGCGCACACCGACGACTTCCGGATGGTCACCGCGCCCGCGCGCGCGGAGATGTCCGGCGACGTCGACCTCGCGAAGCGGACCCAGACGCTGCACGTGCGCGTCGCGCCGACGATCAGCGCGGGCGCGGGCGTGCTCGCGGCGGCCGTGGTCAATCCGCTGTTCGGCCTCGGCGCGCTGGTCGCCGACTTCGCGCTGTCGCATTCGATCGAATCGGCGTTCGCGTTCCAGTACGCGATCACCGGACCGTGGTCGAAACCCGAGGTCGAGCGGGTGCGCGGCGATCAGGGTAAGATGGACGCGCAGGTGCCGGCCCCCGTGCGCTGA
- the tldD gene encoding metalloprotease TldD, with amino-acid sequence MNIIEPVIHHLAIAKDALLTPYGLDEAVLTRTLGEIFTHRVDYADLYFQATRSEAWSLEEGIVKSGSFSIDQGVGVRAVSGERTAFAYSDDLSPDAIRQAAIATRSIAKAGGGKQKIKVASSLKGVSGRDLYLSADPLASLDATEKVKLLERIEQMARGRDPRVTQVMAALAGEYDVVLVARSDGALAADVRPLVRVSVTVIAEQNGRREVGNGGGGGRFDYGYFTDDVLSKYVDDAVHAALVNLDARPAPAGAMTVVLGPGWPGVLLHEAIGHGLEGDFNRKGSSAFAGQIGERVAAKGVTVVDDGTLPNRRGSLNIDDEGNPTQCTTLIEDGILKGYIQDSLNARLMKMPVTGNARRESYAALPMPRMTNTYMLNGDRDPAEILASVKNGLYAVNFGGGQVDITNGKFVFSASEAYMIEDGKITYPVKGATLIGSGPESLKYVSMIGNDMRLDSGVGVCGKEGQSVPVGVGQPTLRIDRMTVGGTV; translated from the coding sequence ATGAACATCATCGAACCCGTCATTCATCACCTTGCGATCGCGAAGGACGCGCTGCTGACGCCCTACGGCCTCGACGAAGCGGTGCTCACGCGCACGCTCGGCGAGATCTTCACGCACCGCGTGGACTACGCGGACCTGTACTTCCAGGCTACCCGCAGCGAGGCGTGGAGCCTCGAAGAAGGCATCGTGAAGTCCGGCAGCTTCAGCATCGACCAGGGCGTCGGCGTGCGCGCGGTGTCCGGCGAGCGCACCGCGTTCGCGTACTCCGACGACCTGTCGCCCGACGCGATCCGCCAGGCCGCGATCGCCACCCGCTCGATCGCCAAGGCCGGCGGCGGCAAACAGAAGATCAAGGTCGCGTCGTCGCTGAAAGGCGTCTCCGGGCGCGACCTGTACCTGAGCGCCGACCCGCTCGCGTCGCTCGACGCCACCGAAAAGGTGAAGCTGCTGGAGCGCATCGAGCAGATGGCGCGCGGGCGTGACCCGCGCGTCACGCAGGTGATGGCCGCGCTCGCCGGCGAATACGACGTGGTGCTGGTCGCGCGCAGCGACGGCGCGCTCGCCGCCGACGTGCGCCCGCTGGTGCGCGTGTCGGTGACGGTGATCGCCGAGCAGAACGGCCGGCGCGAGGTCGGCAACGGCGGCGGCGGCGGCCGCTTCGACTACGGTTATTTCACCGACGACGTGCTGTCGAAATACGTCGACGACGCGGTCCACGCGGCGCTGGTGAACCTCGACGCGCGGCCCGCGCCGGCCGGCGCGATGACCGTCGTGCTCGGGCCGGGCTGGCCCGGCGTGCTGCTGCACGAGGCGATCGGCCACGGGCTCGAAGGCGATTTCAACCGCAAGGGCTCGTCGGCGTTCGCCGGACAGATCGGCGAGCGGGTCGCGGCGAAAGGCGTGACGGTGGTCGACGACGGCACGCTGCCGAACCGCCGCGGCTCGCTGAACATCGACGACGAGGGCAACCCGACGCAGTGCACGACGCTGATCGAGGACGGCATCCTGAAGGGTTACATCCAGGACTCGCTGAACGCGCGGCTGATGAAGATGCCGGTGACGGGCAACGCGCGGCGCGAGTCGTACGCGGCGCTGCCGATGCCGCGGATGACGAACACCTACATGCTGAACGGCGACAGGGATCCGGCGGAAATCCTCGCGTCGGTGAAGAACGGCCTCTATGCGGTGAACTTCGGCGGCGGGCAGGTGGACATCACGAACGGCAAGTTCGTGTTCTCGGCGTCGGAGGCTTACATGATCGAGGACGGCAAGATCACGTACCCGGTGAAGGGGGCGACGCTGATCGGCAGCGGGCCGGAGTCGCTCAAGTACGTGAGCATGATCGGCAACGACATGCGGCTGGATTCGGGCGTCGGGGTGTGCGGCAAGGAAGGCCAGAGCGTGCCGGTCGGCGTCGGCCAGCCGACGCTGCGCATCGACCGCATGACGGTCGGCGGCACGGTCTGA
- a CDS encoding glycosyltransferase family 4 protein, with translation MTNRITSTEPGLCPGECATRTTRPTVFYVQPLIARYRVEVVESLNRLFNVKVFARSEGVEASGFSREMPHCEEFVETRIGRLLSRRIHMQSHVLRRIVVERPDAVLIFADVRYLSLWLALVAGRVIGVPVLIHGQGLYRYKPAGLRRAICYRLAVALATRYVCYTEASRSSLEQIGCPPNKLVVANNSLTVSHTVDPSTKTGSEDGVLFIGRLREGSQVERLIEAVGRLRAEGRNITLHVVGGGEHGERLKRDYGDRDYVVWYGAVFDDAEIAAISQRCRVGCYPGAAGLSIVHLFALSLPPVVHDHLPLHMGPEPGYVENGRTGFVFPSDGGVEGLADTLRHIWALPPGAMRVTAEAASAAYHELNSPTLGRRLAEIVDAAVRA, from the coding sequence GTGACTAACAGGATCACGTCCACCGAACCGGGCCTCTGTCCCGGCGAATGCGCAACGCGCACGACGCGGCCCACCGTGTTCTACGTGCAGCCGTTGATCGCGCGTTATCGCGTCGAAGTCGTCGAATCGCTGAACCGGCTCTTCAACGTAAAGGTGTTCGCGCGTTCCGAAGGCGTCGAGGCCAGCGGCTTCTCGCGCGAGATGCCTCATTGCGAGGAGTTCGTCGAGACGCGCATCGGACGCCTGCTGTCGCGGCGCATCCACATGCAGAGCCACGTGCTGAGGCGCATCGTGGTCGAGCGCCCCGATGCGGTGCTGATCTTCGCGGACGTCCGTTATCTGTCGTTGTGGCTCGCGCTCGTCGCCGGGCGCGTGATCGGCGTGCCGGTGCTGATCCATGGCCAGGGGCTGTACCGCTACAAGCCCGCCGGCCTGAGGCGCGCGATCTGCTATCGGCTCGCGGTCGCGCTTGCAACGCGCTATGTCTGTTATACGGAGGCGTCGCGCTCGTCGCTCGAACAGATCGGTTGCCCGCCCAACAAGCTCGTCGTCGCGAACAACTCGCTGACGGTGTCGCATACGGTCGATCCGTCCACGAAGACCGGCAGCGAGGACGGCGTGCTGTTCATCGGCCGGCTGCGCGAAGGTTCGCAGGTCGAGCGGCTGATCGAGGCGGTCGGCCGGTTGCGCGCCGAAGGACGCAACATCACGCTGCACGTGGTCGGCGGCGGCGAGCACGGCGAACGCCTGAAGCGCGACTACGGCGATCGCGACTACGTGGTCTGGTACGGCGCGGTATTCGACGACGCCGAGATCGCGGCGATCAGCCAGCGTTGCCGCGTCGGCTGTTATCCGGGCGCGGCCGGGCTCAGCATCGTTCACCTGTTCGCGTTGAGCCTGCCGCCTGTCGTGCACGACCACCTGCCGCTGCACATGGGACCGGAGCCAGGTTACGTCGAGAACGGCCGCACCGGCTTCGTGTTTCCGAGCGACGGCGGCGTCGAAGGGCTCGCGGACACGCTGCGGCACATCTGGGCATTGCCGCCCGGTGCGATGCGAGTCACGGCCGAAGCCGCGTCTGCGGCGTACCACGAACTCAATTCGCCGACGCTCGGCCGGCGGCTCGCGGAGATCGTCGACGCGGCGGTGCGGGCCTGA